A genome region from Crossiella equi includes the following:
- a CDS encoding SAM-dependent methyltransferase, which yields MVSNEPAWVPDGVNTELPSSARVYDYLLGGGHNFEMDRDTAERLETVMPARHMARNNRAFLGRAVQFLVESGIRQFLDLGSGVPTVGNVHEVAQRAAPESRVVYVDIEPVAVAHSKLWLAGNDRATIIQGDLRDPEHVLTHPDTARLLDFREPIALLMVAVLQFIPDADDPWAIIRRYRDHLPPGSYFAFSAFTWDGNPEAMARAVEVFSQTQEPLHPRTGEQIRRFADGFELVEPGLVPTPNWRPSSEVVDEEGGRQSNLYAGVGRKV from the coding sequence GTGGTGTCGAACGAGCCCGCCTGGGTGCCTGACGGCGTCAACACGGAGCTGCCCAGCTCGGCGCGCGTCTACGACTACCTGCTCGGCGGCGGCCACAACTTCGAGATGGACCGCGACACCGCCGAGCGGCTGGAGACGGTCATGCCCGCCCGGCACATGGCCCGCAACAACCGGGCCTTCCTGGGCCGGGCCGTGCAGTTCCTGGTCGAGTCGGGCATCCGGCAGTTCCTCGACCTGGGCTCGGGCGTGCCGACGGTGGGCAACGTGCACGAGGTCGCCCAGCGCGCCGCGCCGGAGTCGCGCGTGGTCTACGTCGACATCGAGCCGGTCGCGGTCGCGCACAGCAAGCTGTGGCTGGCGGGCAACGACCGCGCGACGATCATCCAGGGCGACCTGCGCGACCCCGAGCACGTGCTCACCCATCCCGACACCGCCCGCCTGCTCGACTTCCGCGAGCCGATCGCGCTGCTCATGGTGGCCGTGTTGCAGTTCATCCCGGACGCCGACGACCCCTGGGCGATCATCCGGCGCTACCGCGACCACCTGCCCCCGGGCAGCTACTTCGCCTTCTCCGCCTTCACCTGGGACGGCAACCCCGAGGCCATGGCCAGGGCGGTGGAGGTCTTCAGCCAGACGCAGGAGCCCCTCCACCCGCGCACCGGTGAGCAGATCCGGCGCTTCGCCGACGGGTTCGAGCTGGTCGAGCCCGGTCTGGTGCCCACCCCCAACTGGCGGCCGAGCAGCGAGGTCGTCGACGAGGAGGGCGGGCGCCAGTCCAACCTGTACGCCGGGGTCGGGCGGAAGGTCTAG
- a CDS encoding SAM-dependent methyltransferase, with amino-acid sequence MPNELNWVPDSVNMELPSSARIYDYLLGGGHNFEMDRAAADRLLTVVPARDMARLNRAFLGRAVQFLAESGIRQYLDLGSGVPTVGNVHEVAQSAAPESRVVYVDIEAVAVAHSELLLRDNANAGVIQADLRDPEAILGHPETRRLLDFGQPVALLLVGVLQFIPDADDPWAIIRRYRDHLPAGSYLAFSAFTWDGDREAMAKAVEVFSHTQEPVHPRTRADILRFADGFELVEPGLVYTPAWRPDTGTVDEEDVRHANLFAAVARKV; translated from the coding sequence GTGCCGAACGAGCTCAACTGGGTCCCCGACAGCGTGAACATGGAGCTGCCCAGCTCCGCCCGCATCTACGACTACCTGCTTGGCGGCGGCCACAACTTCGAGATGGACCGCGCCGCCGCGGACCGCCTGCTCACCGTGGTGCCCGCCCGGGACATGGCCCGCCTGAACCGCGCGTTCCTGGGCCGGGCGGTGCAGTTCCTCGCCGAGTCGGGCATCCGGCAGTACCTGGACCTGGGCTCGGGCGTGCCGACGGTGGGCAACGTGCACGAGGTCGCCCAGAGCGCCGCCCCGGAGTCGCGCGTGGTCTACGTCGACATCGAGGCGGTCGCGGTCGCGCACAGCGAGCTGCTGCTGCGGGACAACGCCAACGCCGGGGTGATCCAGGCCGACCTGCGCGACCCGGAGGCCATCCTGGGCCACCCGGAGACCAGGCGTTTGCTCGACTTCGGCCAGCCGGTCGCCCTGCTCCTGGTCGGCGTGTTGCAGTTCATCCCGGACGCCGACGACCCGTGGGCGATCATCCGCCGCTACCGCGACCACCTGCCCGCGGGCAGCTACCTGGCCTTCTCCGCCTTCACCTGGGACGGCGACCGCGAGGCCATGGCCAAGGCGGTCGAGGTCTTCAGCCACACCCAGGAGCCCGTGCACCCGCGCACCCGGGCCGACATCCTGCGCTTCGCCGACGGCTTCGAGCTGGTCGAGCCCGGCCTGGTCTACACACCGGCCTGGCGGCCGGACACCGGGACCGTGGACGAGGAGGACGTGCGCCACGCCAACCTGTTCGCCGCCGTGGCCCGCAAGGTCTAG
- a CDS encoding putative bifunctional diguanylate cyclase/phosphodiesterase, which translates to MTRSGQWVALVERWRTEISRAVYVPMTRPEMHGFLSELLAELVEEVRAGHGEPTVASQVGERLVDGQFIRSACLHRTMRVLGEGLPLLPEVAELPDLAQRVILVLGAVSAGFAEAMRRRTFEQQEDVKHALLRAKDNAERAMRSSEARLREVFTSSVVGIAITELDGTFVNVNQALCDILGHSSAGIRERRITDFVHPDTAGEVARAYESLFAGRTERFRVMAKLAKAEDETGFAYLAVSLLRDEQGEPTGCVTMVEDVTELKLVQDRLHHQALHDRLTGLANRQFFLTRLESVLGRTDPDTVMSMYHLDIDGFGMINSGLGHEVGDQVLRMVADKLRAVVAGEQALVARFGGDEFAILVRHAPTTPDVATLAARVNEELGEPVYLTDRGVAVSASIGVVQTTVGRIRPPELLRSAAATLRRVKSSGRRQWGLSDPDADRRDRERFALAATMPGAWENGELRLLYQPVRHLAQERLAGVEVLLHWQHPEAGEINHDDCVRLAEETGLTILIGQWMLRTACEQLARWQQEFQAEMPPIGLRLGRSQAADPDLVGDVRKVLDGVGLSPAQLWLGVPATALLTGFGEVEDNVETLSSMGVPLLLDEFCCGTDELTLVDEIGVTSVRLSARLVHRLSQPAPSELLTKAIQTMVPMVHRLEAAVLMDGVATAEHARRCEALGADLVQGSYYGPPGPPAEMTAVLARAFA; encoded by the coding sequence ATGACCCGGTCGGGGCAGTGGGTGGCACTGGTCGAGCGGTGGCGGACCGAGATCTCGCGCGCGGTCTACGTGCCGATGACGCGCCCGGAGATGCACGGCTTCCTCAGCGAGCTGCTCGCCGAGCTGGTCGAGGAGGTGCGGGCCGGGCACGGCGAGCCGACGGTGGCCTCGCAGGTCGGCGAACGGCTCGTGGACGGGCAGTTCATCCGGTCGGCCTGCCTGCACCGCACGATGCGGGTGCTCGGCGAGGGCCTGCCCCTGCTGCCCGAGGTGGCGGAGCTGCCCGACCTGGCGCAGCGCGTCATCCTCGTGCTCGGCGCGGTCTCGGCCGGGTTCGCCGAGGCCATGCGGCGGCGCACGTTCGAGCAGCAGGAGGACGTCAAGCACGCCCTGCTGCGCGCCAAGGACAACGCCGAACGCGCGATGCGCAGCAGCGAGGCCCGGCTGCGCGAGGTGTTCACCAGCTCGGTCGTGGGCATCGCGATCACCGAGCTGGACGGCACGTTCGTCAACGTCAACCAGGCGCTGTGCGACATCCTGGGCCACTCCTCGGCCGGGATCCGCGAGCGCCGCATCACCGACTTCGTGCACCCGGACACCGCGGGCGAGGTCGCGCGGGCCTACGAGAGCCTGTTCGCCGGGCGCACCGAGCGGTTCCGGGTGATGGCCAAGCTGGCCAAGGCCGAGGACGAGACCGGGTTCGCCTACCTGGCGGTGTCGCTGCTGCGCGACGAGCAGGGCGAGCCCACCGGCTGCGTGACCATGGTCGAGGACGTCACCGAGCTGAAGCTGGTGCAGGACCGGCTGCACCACCAGGCCCTGCACGACCGCCTCACCGGCCTGGCCAACCGCCAGTTCTTCCTCACCCGCCTGGAGAGCGTGCTCGGCCGCACCGACCCGGACACCGTGATGTCCATGTACCACCTGGACATCGACGGCTTCGGCATGATCAACAGCGGTCTGGGGCACGAGGTCGGCGACCAGGTGCTGCGCATGGTGGCCGACAAGCTGCGCGCGGTGGTGGCCGGTGAGCAGGCCCTGGTCGCGCGCTTCGGCGGTGACGAGTTCGCGATCCTGGTGCGGCACGCGCCCACCACCCCCGACGTGGCCACCCTGGCCGCGCGGGTCAACGAGGAGCTGGGCGAGCCGGTCTACCTCACCGACCGGGGCGTGGCGGTCTCGGCCAGCATCGGCGTGGTGCAGACGACCGTGGGCCGCATCCGCCCGCCCGAGCTGCTCCGCTCGGCGGCGGCCACGCTGCGCCGGGTGAAGTCCTCGGGCCGCCGCCAGTGGGGCCTTTCCGACCCGGACGCCGACCGCCGCGACCGCGAGCGCTTCGCCCTGGCGGCCACGATGCCGGGCGCGTGGGAGAACGGCGAGCTGCGCCTGCTGTACCAGCCGGTGCGGCACCTGGCCCAGGAACGGCTGGCGGGTGTGGAGGTGCTGCTGCACTGGCAGCACCCGGAGGCGGGCGAGATCAACCACGACGACTGCGTGCGCCTGGCCGAGGAGACCGGCCTGACCATCCTGATCGGCCAGTGGATGCTGCGCACGGCCTGCGAACAGCTCGCGCGCTGGCAGCAGGAGTTCCAGGCCGAGATGCCCCCGATCGGCCTGCGTCTGGGCCGCAGCCAGGCCGCCGACCCGGACCTGGTCGGCGATGTGCGCAAGGTCCTGGACGGCGTGGGCCTGTCCCCGGCCCAGCTGTGGCTGGGCGTCCCGGCCACGGCCCTGCTCACGGGCTTCGGCGAGGTCGAGGACAACGTCGAGACCCTCTCCTCGATGGGTGTGCCCCTGCTGCTGGACGAGTTCTGCTGCGGCACCGACGAGCTCACCCTGGTCGACGAGATCGGCGTGACCTCGGTCCGCCTCTCCGCCCGCCTGGTCCACCGCCTTTCCCAGCCTGCCCCCTCCGAACTGCTCACCAAGGCCATCCAGACCATGGTCCCGATGGTCCACCGCCTGGAAGCGGCCGTGCTGATGGACGGCGTCGCCACGGCCGAACACGCCCGTCGCTGCGAAGCCCTGGGCGCGGACCTGGTCCAGGGCAGCTACTACGGCCCACCGGGCCCACCGGCGGAGATGACCGCGGTGCTGGCCAGGGCCTTCGCGTGA
- a CDS encoding NTP pyrophosphohydrolase — protein MTGGVVIVDAANVVGSVPDGWWRDRAGATARLLETLNPLPAKGLAAPGLPPWAAEPPLTMILVVEGRAGGTQATGAVRVHRAAGSGDEAIVELVRGLPGPTLVVTADRGLRERVRELGAEVAGPSTVRPRA, from the coding sequence ATGACCGGCGGCGTGGTCATCGTCGACGCGGCCAACGTGGTGGGCAGCGTCCCGGACGGCTGGTGGCGTGACCGGGCCGGTGCCACGGCAAGACTGCTGGAGACCCTGAACCCGTTGCCCGCCAAGGGCTTGGCCGCACCCGGGCTCCCACCGTGGGCCGCCGAGCCGCCGCTGACCATGATCCTGGTGGTCGAGGGCCGGGCGGGCGGTACCCAGGCCACCGGCGCGGTGCGGGTGCACCGGGCGGCCGGGTCGGGTGATGAGGCCATCGTGGAGCTCGTGCGCGGGCTGCCCGGGCCGACGCTGGTGGTCACCGCGGATCGTGGGCTGCGGGAGCGGGTCCGGGAGCTCGGGGCGGAGGTCGCCGGGCCGAGCACGGTGCGGCCGCGGGCCTGA
- a CDS encoding S41 family peptidase has protein sequence MGGAGYLTSPSIAGDTVVFRSRDELWAVAATGGAARRVLAGAADGPVLSPDGSLVAYARGGEVHTVSVHSGEVRRLTWLGAASRVCGWAPDGRVLFASDSALPFAAPDYTHIHAVPVDGGEPEALPWGWAWDAAVDPEHGVLLGRHTWYDPVTAGFKGYRGGRKGQLWVADGAEGSGFRPLLDLPASLHSPHWAGGRVYFLSDHEGQGGLYSCAPDGSDLRGHTEPDEYYVRAARSDGTRTVYQQGGRLRLLDLRDGTVRPIRVELPAAPPQRVVVDLAQRLSDASPSPDGRRVVLETRGRVAVVGGPGGARHLGQANGVRYRRPRWLADGRRIAVVGDAPGEDRLELHDVDSGALLRRFDADLGRPAELVAAPAGELVALTNHRLELLVVHCGTGEVRRLDRARWETYTIGMNGGGITGLAWSPDGSWLAYSKPSSFAGRTIVLCEVATGRTVAATRPEFRDFSPAFDPSGRFLYFLSHRVFDPVRDNLMLFEMSFPRTVRPYLIPLRREEFSPFDGATLTPDAPFRVDGDGLADRVVAFPVPEDRYAQLVATTDGVLVLSRPLEGALSEYSAPALREILGGTVSPKATVWHADLAGGFRALGEHVSSVQVSGDGGTTLVRAGNRVGLVATGKPFTGEDWLDLSAELTIDLRAERRQMLDETWRFMREHFWTADLAGVAWESMRERYQPLLELVHTASEFTDLLRELQSEARTSHARVSPVPADGGGPDVGLLGADLRLDTEAGGYRLLGLPRGDSWDTTAAGPLTAPGLNLAPGDLLSEVDGHPAGPPLGALLEGKAGQRVQLTVDRDGQRRTVWVRPLADERALRYREWVRANRRSVHEATGGRIGYIHVPENFGRGFAEFHRAWLTESEKDGLVVDLRFDLGGGIGHLLLEKLARPAYGEFQVRWGEPVRYPFDTLFGSCVFLVNEETGSNAEIMGNSVRVAGLGPLVGKRTWGGVVGNRPRCVLADGTLAMQPEDAFHAPGIGPALENDGVRPDVEVEIPPGAPGDPQLTEAIRLALAQLAPEED, from the coding sequence ATGGGTGGTGCTGGATATCTGACGAGCCCGAGCATCGCCGGGGATACCGTGGTCTTCCGCAGCCGGGACGAGTTGTGGGCGGTCGCGGCCACCGGCGGCGCGGCGCGGCGGGTGCTGGCCGGGGCCGCGGACGGTCCGGTGCTGTCCCCGGACGGCTCGCTGGTGGCCTATGCTCGGGGCGGCGAGGTGCACACCGTGTCCGTCCACTCCGGTGAGGTGCGACGGCTGACCTGGCTCGGCGCCGCCAGCCGGGTGTGCGGCTGGGCCCCGGACGGCCGGGTGCTGTTCGCCAGCGACAGCGCGCTCCCCTTCGCCGCACCCGACTACACCCACATCCACGCCGTCCCCGTCGACGGCGGGGAGCCCGAGGCGCTGCCCTGGGGCTGGGCCTGGGACGCCGCGGTCGACCCCGAGCACGGGGTCCTGCTGGGCAGGCACACCTGGTACGACCCGGTCACGGCCGGGTTCAAGGGCTACCGGGGCGGCCGCAAGGGCCAGTTGTGGGTCGCCGACGGCGCCGAGGGGTCCGGGTTCCGGCCATTGCTGGACCTGCCCGCGAGCCTGCACAGCCCGCACTGGGCCGGTGGGCGGGTGTACTTCCTGTCCGACCACGAGGGGCAGGGCGGCCTGTACTCCTGCGCGCCGGACGGCTCGGACCTGCGCGGGCACACCGAGCCGGACGAGTACTACGTGCGTGCCGCCCGCAGCGACGGCACGCGGACGGTGTACCAGCAGGGCGGACGGCTGCGGCTGCTCGACCTGCGTGACGGCACGGTGCGGCCCATCCGGGTCGAGCTGCCCGCCGCGCCGCCGCAGCGCGTGGTGGTCGACCTGGCGCAGCGGCTCAGCGACGCCAGCCCGTCCCCGGACGGGCGGCGGGTGGTGCTGGAGACGCGGGGCCGGGTCGCGGTGGTGGGCGGCCCCGGCGGGGCGCGGCACCTGGGCCAGGCCAACGGCGTGCGGTACCGGCGGCCGCGCTGGCTGGCGGACGGGCGGCGGATCGCGGTGGTGGGCGACGCGCCCGGCGAGGACCGGCTGGAGCTGCACGACGTGGACTCCGGCGCGCTGCTGCGCCGCTTCGACGCCGACCTGGGCCGCCCGGCCGAGCTGGTGGCCGCCCCGGCGGGCGAGCTGGTGGCGCTGACCAACCACCGGCTGGAGCTGCTGGTGGTGCACTGCGGCACGGGCGAGGTGCGGCGACTGGACCGCGCGCGCTGGGAGACCTACACGATCGGCATGAACGGCGGCGGCATCACCGGGCTCGCCTGGTCGCCGGACGGGTCCTGGCTGGCCTACAGCAAGCCGAGCAGCTTCGCCGGGCGGACGATCGTGCTGTGCGAGGTGGCCACCGGGCGCACGGTGGCGGCCACGCGGCCGGAGTTCCGCGACTTCTCCCCCGCCTTCGACCCGTCCGGACGGTTCCTGTACTTCCTGTCGCACCGCGTGTTCGACCCGGTGCGGGACAACCTGATGCTGTTCGAGATGTCCTTCCCGCGCACCGTGCGGCCGTACCTGATCCCGTTGCGGCGCGAGGAGTTCTCACCTTTCGACGGTGCTACCCTGACTCCCGACGCACCGTTCCGGGTGGACGGTGACGGACTGGCGGATCGTGTGGTGGCGTTCCCCGTTCCCGAAGACCGCTACGCCCAGCTGGTGGCGACCACTGACGGCGTGCTGGTGTTGTCCCGGCCTCTTGAGGGCGCGCTGAGCGAGTACTCGGCGCCCGCGCTGCGGGAGATCCTGGGCGGCACGGTCTCGCCCAAGGCCACGGTGTGGCACGCCGACCTGGCGGGCGGGTTCCGGGCACTGGGCGAGCACGTGTCCAGCGTGCAGGTGAGCGGCGACGGTGGCACCACGCTGGTGCGCGCGGGCAACCGCGTGGGCCTGGTGGCCACAGGCAAGCCGTTCACGGGCGAGGACTGGCTGGACCTGTCGGCGGAGCTGACGATCGACCTGCGGGCCGAGCGGCGGCAGATGCTGGACGAGACCTGGCGGTTCATGCGCGAGCACTTCTGGACGGCCGACCTCGCCGGGGTGGCGTGGGAGTCGATGCGGGAGCGGTACCAGCCGCTGCTGGAGCTGGTGCACACCGCCTCGGAGTTCACCGACCTGTTGCGGGAGCTGCAGAGCGAGGCGCGGACCTCACACGCCCGTGTCTCCCCGGTCCCGGCCGACGGCGGCGGGCCGGACGTGGGCCTGCTGGGCGCCGACCTGCGCCTGGACACCGAGGCGGGGGGCTACCGCCTGCTCGGGCTGCCCCGCGGCGACTCGTGGGACACCACGGCGGCCGGGCCGCTGACCGCACCTGGCCTGAACCTGGCCCCGGGCGACCTGCTGTCCGAGGTGGACGGTCATCCGGCAGGTCCGCCGCTCGGCGCGCTACTGGAAGGCAAGGCGGGGCAACGGGTCCAGCTGACGGTGGACCGGGACGGGCAGCGGCGCACGGTGTGGGTGCGACCGCTGGCGGATGAGCGCGCGCTGCGGTACCGGGAGTGGGTGCGGGCGAACCGGCGGTCGGTGCACGAGGCGACCGGGGGGCGCATCGGGTACATCCACGTGCCGGAGAACTTCGGGCGGGGCTTCGCCGAGTTCCACCGGGCCTGGCTGACCGAGTCCGAAAAGGACGGTCTGGTGGTCGACCTGCGCTTCGACCTGGGTGGCGGCATCGGCCACCTGCTGCTGGAGAAGCTGGCGCGCCCGGCCTACGGCGAGTTCCAGGTGCGGTGGGGCGAACCGGTGCGCTACCCCTTCGACACGCTGTTCGGCTCGTGCGTGTTCCTGGTCAACGAGGAGACCGGCTCCAACGCCGAGATCATGGGCAACTCGGTCCGGGTGGCTGGCCTGGGTCCCCTGGTGGGCAAACGGACCTGGGGCGGTGTGGTCGGCAACCGCCCGCGCTGCGTCCTGGCCGACGGCACCCTGGCCATGCAACCGGAGGACGCCTTCCACGCCCCGGGCATCGGCCCGGCCCTGGAGAACGACGGCGTGCGGCCGGACGTCGAGGTGGAGATCCCACCGGGCGCACCGGGCGACCCGCAGCTGACTGAGGCCATCCGGCTGGCACTGGCCCAGCTCGCGCCGGAGGAGGACTGA
- a CDS encoding ABC transporter substrate-binding protein: protein MLAARRRTRATLVLPITALLLAACGGGGGQQPGALVSNGSATAMLLGDWATLDPAKATNTLAFQMVQSVYDRLVDIGPDGKVRPYLAEQWTVQPDSVTFQLRKGVTCADGAALTPTAVAESLRRTAAGKTAGIVGTFGTAGTEVTADEAKSEVAVRLKAPNSDLLAGLAMPWSSIVCPSGLANAEELNTKPSGSGPFTLAESVRGDHYTLKARQGYTWGAGNVSTATPGFPGTLTYKVVSNPSTAANLILTGGLNMAFITGTDFNRVSADQRLFQATKNGLGPEGLLFHQAPGLPGADPAVRRALAMMVEREAFGRAVNFGRGEPATSLYTKDTPCPGPNADLVPKTDPAGAQRVLTEAGYAKGPDGVFAKDGKKLTIRLIAYSQQATGAEYLLDQFKQGGIDVQLKTMEAGAWSDTLSTKGQWDVSNYPFTATWPSAATLTRAFNGTVADGNVGQVQNEEYRKAREVALAAPLETRCGEWHKAEAALLRNVDLVPLQVPKTTWFGNKAEFALQGSGGNIDPLSIRLKG, encoded by the coding sequence ATGCTCGCTGCCCGACGGCGCACGCGCGCGACGCTCGTGCTGCCGATCACCGCGCTGCTGCTCGCCGCGTGCGGTGGGGGAGGGGGACAGCAGCCCGGTGCCCTGGTCAGCAATGGTTCGGCCACCGCGATGCTGCTGGGTGACTGGGCCACGCTCGACCCGGCCAAGGCCACCAACACGCTGGCCTTCCAGATGGTGCAGTCGGTCTACGACCGGCTCGTGGACATCGGTCCGGACGGCAAGGTCCGCCCGTACCTGGCCGAGCAGTGGACGGTGCAGCCGGACTCGGTGACCTTCCAGCTGCGCAAGGGCGTGACCTGTGCCGACGGCGCGGCGCTGACGCCGACCGCGGTCGCGGAGTCGCTGCGCCGCACGGCCGCGGGCAAGACCGCGGGCATCGTGGGCACCTTCGGCACCGCGGGCACCGAGGTCACCGCCGACGAGGCGAAGTCCGAGGTCGCGGTGCGCCTGAAGGCGCCCAACTCCGACCTGCTCGCGGGCCTGGCCATGCCCTGGTCCTCCATCGTCTGCCCGAGCGGCCTGGCCAACGCCGAGGAGCTCAACACCAAGCCCTCGGGCAGCGGCCCGTTCACCCTGGCCGAGTCCGTGCGCGGCGACCACTACACGCTCAAGGCGCGCCAGGGCTACACCTGGGGCGCGGGCAACGTCAGCACGGCCACCCCGGGCTTCCCCGGCACGCTGACCTACAAGGTCGTGTCCAACCCGAGCACCGCGGCGAACCTGATCCTGACCGGCGGCCTGAACATGGCCTTCATCACCGGTACCGACTTCAACCGCGTCTCGGCCGACCAGCGCCTGTTCCAGGCCACCAAGAACGGCCTGGGCCCGGAGGGCCTGCTGTTCCACCAGGCGCCCGGCCTGCCCGGCGCGGACCCGGCGGTGCGGCGCGCGCTGGCCATGATGGTCGAGCGCGAGGCGTTCGGGCGCGCGGTGAACTTCGGCCGCGGCGAGCCCGCGACCTCCTTGTACACCAAGGACACCCCGTGCCCCGGCCCGAACGCCGACCTGGTGCCCAAGACCGACCCGGCGGGGGCGCAGCGCGTGCTCACCGAGGCCGGGTACGCCAAGGGCCCGGACGGTGTGTTCGCCAAGGACGGCAAGAAGCTCACCATCCGCCTGATCGCCTACAGCCAGCAGGCCACCGGCGCGGAGTACCTGCTCGACCAGTTCAAGCAGGGCGGCATCGACGTGCAGCTCAAGACCATGGAGGCCGGGGCCTGGAGTGACACCCTGTCCACCAAGGGGCAGTGGGACGTCTCCAACTACCCGTTCACCGCGACCTGGCCCTCGGCCGCGACGCTGACCCGCGCCTTCAACGGCACGGTCGCCGACGGCAACGTCGGGCAGGTGCAGAACGAGGAGTACCGCAAGGCCCGCGAGGTCGCGCTGGCCGCGCCGCTGGAGACCCGCTGCGGCGAGTGGCACAAGGCCGAGGCCGCGCTGCTGCGCAACGTGGACCTGGTGCCGCTCCAGGTGCCCAAGACCACGTGGTTCGGCAACAAGGCGGAGTTCGCCCTGCAGGGCAGCGGCGGCAACATCGACCCGCTGTCCATCCGGCTGAAGGGCTGA